AAAATGATAAAAGATAATTATAACAAGTTGGCAAATAAAGGTATATTTGGACTAATATTATAAcaacatgaaaaatatttacctCAACTATTGTTAGATGACAAATTTGGACCATATCATAAAATTTAACGATATATTGACCAAATAAGTCTCCAAATAGTCTCATAACAGCTATGTCTCAATCCCAAATATACTTATAGAAAAATCCATATGTAATTTGATTAAACTAtgaaacaaatttattttacaaaatcaaaccagACGAAGGATATATGGCAGAACCAAATTTTTGCATGTGACCACATGGTGTCAACCAAATTCCAAGACAACAACCATATTAGTCtattctttgtttcaatttgatGGTATGATTCTGACTTCTAACTTGACacgaaatttttaaaaaattaaatttttaatgtttttttaccTCTccttaaggaatttttttttttttttttgtcttttggtGATTCGAACTCACAACCTTAAGATTGAAAATGTGAAGTGCTATTATCATTCAAACAACTCTCTCGGAGTGGTAACTTGTAATTAATCTAGTTAATTAGGAATAAATTAttcacaattcatcataaattttGAATGAAGACAATTTTCAGTTGGTCCAATATTATTTCACATGTTCCAATATTGACGGCTGTATATTGTTACAACTTACAAGATTCATAGAACTAAACTAGGTACATTAATGCCCAAATGAATCAATTTTTGTGATAATTATTGAAACACTAAAATCTCCCCAATCAAAGGCATATATACACCATGTTAATTTTACATAATATGTGTACATTTTCTAGTTGTGTTTGAGTTGACCAattctttatcttttcttttaatttgtttctagAACCATGGAActtaattagtattatatttAGGGAagtgctaaatggccagaaaatttggtaagaatttggtcaaaaaatttaaaaaactataatatttttttttaattttaaaataaactgatttttttttccgtTTTTTAGTTAAACGatatttaaagttaaaagggtaaaaataattaaaaagataaactaacatggataaaatatcattctggtCAAATTTTCTAGTCAAAAAGATTTGGAGAATACCACTCTATCAATAACAAGAAAAAAGTAGCAATTCCGTTTCAAATGGTTTccataaatatttatgtatacaAAGTCGTAGCAAGTCATGAATTACTGATTATACATCGAAAATATGAACTTTCTAAGAATGGTTTCgtatataattcaattattaaGGCGTTTTGAtagttaaataaaatttaagagaATAAAAGTGTGAGGCTCAAGTGTCTTGAGATAACTCAGATGAATCGGACAAGTTCACAATCAACCAATTTATCTATTAATACActttttgagttaaatcttaagaaatcaaAACCATGAGGTCCACAAATCTTTGAGGTGCTTAGAAGCGCATCGGACCAAAGCGAATAATATACTGATAGTTGAGTTTAAAGGGTAACAATTggttcaaaattaataatttacaataatataTAGGTTTGGAATTAATTCACAATTTGTTGACAGCTATCAGTATTTACTACATTTATAATCATCATCTTACTTGAAATTGTGCAATTAGATATTTTGTACAATTTACGCAGTAAGTTAACacaataaataattacaaaaataggTACGTAAAGTTTTATAgagttaaattttgaatttaaaacttttctgtCACAAATAAATTAAGTAGCGGTTGAGATCTTATTGACATAATTATGACTTTATTTCTTAGTCAACaacattaatttaattttgacctaaaataaagataattatggtgttaattaattaactaatgaCTAATCTACCTATTGGAGGTTCTAGCATCTAtgtaaatattgaatattaGAAAAGGCAAACATTATCTCTTTTGCAGAGTACAACATAGTGAACAAGTCGAAATTTTTAttaaccaatatatatatatatatatatatattatgtctcTTAATTAAACACCAAATCGATCAATATCTTATTAATTGATTAATGAATTAACATATTAGTGCGTGTAATTCTTTTGTTGGTACAACTTCTAGTGATGGAGTCAAAAAATTTACCtaagtttaaaatataaaaaaataaatagatgaattagctaagaaaatttaatatttacggtatatatttttaaaaagatattttacttttatatatacaatagAATTTGAATCAATTGTTCCACCTTTATGGCCCATAATATATACAAGAGCAACTAATTTCCTTCTTTTAATGATTTCTCTTTAAATAATTTCAGATTCACGAAGGTGGGTAATTAGACCTAATATTCTGAGGGTAATTATTAGTTGTGaggaaattaaataaatagtgaaTAATGAAAATTATTGTAGGGTTcatatagaaagaaaaaacaaatattcaaaCTAGTGATGCTACAAttgaaattattgttttttttcttcaaattgagtttttcctaaaagtcaGACTGAGAAGTTTCTAGAAAGAATTATAGCaaattttgtttagaattttaaaagagaaattatGCAAAAATCACACGTTTAAATTGTCAAAGTCATCTTGCTAAAGCGATTTGCATATAATTTATAGAGGGAAtctgaattttaattttattagttCTTAAGTTTTGAATCATGATTTTCCACGTTAATGACTAAACTCTGAacttaatatttgtgtaattagttttaaaaagatTAACACAAATTTACTGTTTGAACagaaattatttgatttgactAAATcagtattttaaatttttaactctGCCTCTATTTCCAAGAAACttagatatataaaaaaagggTTTGATTATTTAATTAAGATTTTGTGATTCAATTTTTTCTCGTTTTTTAATGTTGAATATGTTATAATTCtgatatgaatttaaatttactattaattaatataattttagtgaattttaaatattaattagtcGATGGCACACAAACTTTGCAACAGGGAAACGCCACCTTCAGGCTCCAAAATTGACTTATATAAGTATTTAAtgctaattaaatattaataattcatCAAGTCTATTCATGTGAGATTCTTTTCACTTCAGTGTATATCTCAAAATATTTACTTCACTATGtcaatttatattttaactttttttatttatactattttaaaaagaatattttcatatatCGAACAAATTTAAGTAGCTAATTAAGTTGGTTTATCtgaatttttattgtatttatgaGGTTTCGATTCCCTATTTTATAATTCTTCCTATATATACCTTCGATGTtggaaaaatcaatattttcctttacttaattaatgtttaatttCAATACTCTCagttaggggtgttcacgggttggtttaaatcggttattggtcaaaatcaaaaccaaaccaacttaatcggttttaaaattatcaaaaccaaatcaaatcaaatataatatacatttatcggttttggtttggtttggttcggttattcggttattaaccatacacaaaaataaaagaaacaattcatttaaaatgtgaaaaaagtgacaacaatccattcaaaacgaaaaatagttagaatgacttaaattactaaactttcaatcactaaatttactatcaataaagctttaaaattcactatattggcattttcagtcccacaaagaattgacATGGACACTcgtatacatgaaatcaataagataaatgtttcatcttggacatttttgctttcaataagtaaattataaagaaattttaatgaaaatatgtataagatctttaaaattgtttataaaaataatatattaagtatgtatattaataaaatatatgtatataattcatcgattcggttatttcttcggtttttttcgaataaaaccataaccaaaccaaatactatcgactttcaaaaatctaaaaccaaaccaaacccaaataaaatcgattttattttatcgatttggtttggtttttcagtttggatcggtttttatccaaaccgtgaacacccctactcTCAGTTTATTCCTATTAAAACTTTCTTACAAGAATGATAGAGTATAATACATTTAActccacaagattaaaaaaagaatgttttAATGTCTAttacaatatataattttagtttATGATAATAAAATTCTAAAACTGCTTACTTTAATTAAAGTTGGAGAAGGAAATCAAAACTATTTAGGAGTGTAgtatttattactttatttaattcatatatttaacaaagtataatatataaatgtgtcatttaatatgattttaattGGCATTTATGCTCTTTAAAAATTTTGGTGTGCACAAATATACAGATAAACtattacataattaaataagtagACACACACGTCCTAAATGACAAATCCTGTAAGATGCAATCATCCTACATGGAAAATCACGTGAGATTTTTTCATGCATGCAAGATACGTGTCTACTTGTTTACCTTTATGATAGTTCAAATGCTTATCTGTACATACCCAAAATTGAAAGACATAAATATCAACTAAGACCAAGTTAAATGACACGTACACTTGTGTTTTATGCCCTATATAACAACATTTCAGTATAACAATCAAATCTTTTCTGAAATCTATTTTTCATGTTAAGTTATATGATTCattctttataataatattctaaCAACATCATTATAAAGTAATTTGAGATTTTGAGCCTTTTTTTAGAAAGTTTCTTATTCGATGTTCGAAATTTATATTGTAGCTCATAGGGTCCACTGAGATGAAacgatattaaaaaaaaagttatatctAAAAATTAGAAATCAAAACCTCGAATCAAGAAAGAAACGACTCCAAAACTATATCAAACAAAAGAATTCTTTTTCATGTAACGTTATTTGATTCATTCTCTATAATAATATTCCAACAACAACATCGTTATAAAGTGATTTGACTTTCGAGCTATTTTCTAAAGTTTCTCATCCTATATTCAAAACTTATATTTGCAACTCAATTCATTTAAATTCGCATCATATAAGATTCAGTTAGAGAAAACGCtttatatcaaaaataaaaaaaatatcaagatcTCTGATTAAAAAAGAAACGACTCGCGTACCCCATCATCCTTTGGTGGGTAAGATTCATGAAAGTTTAATTCGGTAATTTGCCGTTAGTCCACATAAGAAAAACCCAATAAGCAGCCGATTGCAGCTTCCTATATTTGACCGATACCTTATGCGTGTTATATTTCAAGTCATCTTCTCTATATTTTCTCTGAGTCAAATCATCAAACACTTGGCCTTCGTTCTCAAAATTCTCCTTTTTCCCACCATTTCTCTGCACCAAAAGCTCAAAAATCTCTCATCAGTGAAGGAAAATCGAGATGGGTTTTTTGAAAGAAGATAGAAGAACCAAAGTTTTGAGATGGgtcaaaactatttttttcttgatttctatgTTGATTTCACTTCTCCTATTTTCTGCACCAATTCTTCTTGTAATTGCAGATACACTTCTTCCTTCACTTTTATTGTCTGCTTCCATTTCACCATATTCACTTTCAATTCAAACACTTTCTTCTCACTTAAGCAACTACGATTTTCGGTATTCACTTATTGATATCCCGGTCATCTCCATCGTTAGGTCCGTCATCATTCTATGTAAGTTGATCTCTGATGGGAAATAATTTTGGTTGTTTTAGTTAATAGTGAGTAAAATTTAGATTAATTTGATTCAAGCATTTTGTCGAACGGGTTATGATCAATTAGATGGGTGGATGGATGTTGTATTTTTGAATTGGTTAGCTTAGATTTTGATGgtttttttgataaatcaagtAATTTTGGCAAAAGGGTTATGAAGTTATGATCAATTGGTATGTTGAATACtgaaaagattgaattttttttgttgattttgattATAGGTGTTTATAGCTTATGTGATGGACCAAGGTTATCAAGAGGGCCATATTTGGGGATTGCTACAATTT
The DNA window shown above is from Solanum stenotomum isolate F172 chromosome 6, ASM1918654v1, whole genome shotgun sequence and carries:
- the LOC125866808 gene encoding uncharacterized protein LOC125866808; this translates as MGFLKEDRRTKVLRWVKTIFFLISMLISLLLFSAPILLVIADTLLPSLLLSASISPYSLSIQTLSSHLSNYDFRYSLIDIPVISIVRSVIILCVYSLCDGPRLSRGPYLGIATICSVSSLVFVSLKASYVFAHSSSMDRGGYVRVMEMALFVCSLALAVAHVVVAYRISCRERRKLLVYKIDIEAVSALKTGSFYRYLKVTPFRKTEVKLKSTESICS